TTAGTTTTGCTGCGTCCTGAGCACGTAGCTCATTAATACTATGCTCTATTCTATCCACCATATCAGTATTGTTGGGCATATCCTCTGTTAATCTGCGTAAAGTATTTAAACAAAACAATACCGAACGGGGAAACAAATTATCCTTTAACATAAACTGTAGTACTTCACGCGGCCTTACCCTTACCCCCATTTGTTGACGATACATTTGATAGGCACTTAATGAGCGCAATACACTCATCCACTGAATATTTTCAAAAGGACGGGATGTTTGGTTATGAATTAACCTTGCTGAACGTACATCAACTATTCGAGAAGTCATATCGGCTCGCTCCAACAATGAGCCAAAACGAATAAAGGTATAACCTAAATTGTGGTTTAAAGTAGCATCCAGTGCACCAAAAATTAAATGGGCAGATTCCACCACATGCTTCATAAAGAAAAAACGACCACGCTTGCTTAATGCCCCCTGGGCATTTTCTTTAACAAAATAATAACTACTGTTAATTGCTTCCCACACCTGTCGTGGTATTACTTCCCTTACCGTTCTGGTATTGTCCCGTGCTTTTAATAGCGAACTGAGAATAGACGACGGATTATTTTTTTCAATAATCAAATATTCAAGTACACTGTTTTCAGAAAAATCATCATACAACTCACGAAATGGCTCGCGCGTGCCAATAATATCTATTAATGGCTCCCAACCTGGTGACACACCCTTAGGTAAATCCATTAATAACAAATTATTAACATTTACCAAACGGGCAATATTTTCTGCTCGTTCAACATAACGGGCCATCCAATATAACGTTTCTGCTACTCGAGACAACATTTATAGCCCCTCCTCTTCAACAATCCAGGTATCCTTACTACCCCCGCCCTGAGAGGAGTTCACCACCAGAGAGCCTTTCACCAATGCTACCCGAGTCAAGCCACCGGTTGTCACATAAGTTTGCTCACCAGCAGATAAAATAAAGGGCCTTAGATCCACATGCCGTCCTTCCACTTGCTCCTTATCTAAAGTAGGTACCGTTGATAAACTCAGCGTTGGCTGAGCAATAAAATTCCGAGGGTCAGCTTTAATTTGCTCAATACACTTCAACTGTTCTTCACGCGTGGATTTAGGACCAATCAATAACCCATATCCCCCTGATTCATTGGCTGGCTTCACCACCAGCTTGTCTATATTTTCCACTACATAATTAAAGTCATCAGGCTCAAAGCAACGGTAAGAATGTACATTTGGTAAAATTGCCGATTCACTTAAATAATACTGAATAATATCTGGCACATAAGTGTAAACGACTTTATCGTCAGCAACGCCAGCACCTGGAGCATTTACCAGCGCTACATTGCCTTTTCGCCAAGCCCTTAATAAACCTGGCACACCTAGCTGAGAATCTGGATTAAATGCTTCTGGGTCTAAAAACAGATCATCAATTCGTCGATAAATTACATCCACCCGCAGTAAGCCAGAAACGGTTTTCATATAAACGCAATCATCATCATTAACCACTAAGTCCCTGCCTTCAACCAATTCACACCCCATTTCCTGAGCCAGATAACAATGCTCAAAATAAGCGGAGTTATAAATACCAGGGGTTAATACCACAACTTCCGGAGTATCAAGTGGGCGAGGTGACATTGCTGTCAACATATCAAATAACTGAGAGGGATAGTCACTAACTGGTAATACTGAAATTTGCTCAAATAGATCTGGAAATACCCGCTTCATTACTGAGCGGTTTTCTATCATATACGAAACTCCAGAAGGCACACGGAGGTTGTCTTCCAGTACATAAAAAGTGCCATCTTTATCCCTGACCAAATCAGTACCACAAATATGAGCCCAAATTCCTTTTGGTGGACTGATACCCACACACTGCGGACGAAAGTTGACTGACTTATTAATTAGCTCCTGGGGAAATACACCATCTTTAATAATCTGCTGGTCATGGTAAAGATCATCAATAAACAGGTTTAAGGCTTGCACCCGCTGTACTAAACCCGCCTCTACTTGTTGCCACTCTTCATTACTGATAATTCTCGGGATAATGTCAATAGGCCAAGCCCGATCAATGGAACTCCCCTCACCATAAACGGTAAAAGTAATCCCCATTTCTTTTACCGCAAGTTCTGCTGCAGCCCTGGCAGAATCCATTTCTTCAGCAGACAATTCTGATAAAAACCGAACCAGAGCTTGACCAGACTGGCGAGGCCGACCATTATCATCAATCAATTCATCAAAAAAACCACTACATTGATACGCTTGCCAGTCTATTGTCATTAACATTCCCTCGTTGTTAACAGTTAAACTCTTGAATCTGAAGGGTACCGCTAATAATTGTTTATGGCCTCTGCACAAGCTAACAGGGTCTTGCATAAGACGGCTTGCGAAGTGTAAGCCAACAAGTGCAAGTGCCTGTCAGGCAGCGCCTTTCTGGACCGCCTGGTAAACCCGCACTCAGTGCTGTTAGTTTTCGACAGGCCACCAGCATGCCTTCAAACTAACGCCTTGATTACGAATTTACCAGAAGGCCAGAGACAGCAAACAATTATTAGCGGTGCCCTTAATTAATAGCAGTGATTTAACGGGTTTTCACTTAGAAGTGTAATACAGGCAAGTCATTGAATGAAAGAAACATCATAACGAAATAAATGCTAAGGGAGTCAAAGGTAATATTACATTTTTATTGCAGAATTTATAAATTTTTCTTTTTAAATCAACGTAACTTATTAGCTTTTTAATTATATAAAATGGGCTTTAAAAAGTGCTTACACTTGATAGGGTAATGAGGTAAGTTTGTCTTATGTTTATCAGACCTTGCTTTGCCTTATCATTACTTGCTTTGTCTTATTCATTAAATTACCTAAGTAATTGGCTACTTTTTATCAAAAAAGCAACACCTTAATAAGGGCACCGCTAATAATACCGTTATATTAAGCGGA
The window above is part of the Spartinivicinus poritis genome. Proteins encoded here:
- a CDS encoding alpha-E domain-containing protein, which encodes MLSRVAETLYWMARYVERAENIARLVNVNNLLLMDLPKGVSPGWEPLIDIIGTREPFRELYDDFSENSVLEYLIIEKNNPSSILSSLLKARDNTRTVREVIPRQVWEAINSSYYFVKENAQGALSKRGRFFFMKHVVESAHLIFGALDATLNHNLGYTFIRFGSLLERADMTSRIVDVRSARLIHNQTSRPFENIQWMSVLRSLSAYQMYRQQMGVRVRPREVLQFMLKDNLFPRSVLFCLNTLRRLTEDMPNNTDMVDRIEHSINELRAQDAAKLKDTNVLHLYIDELQIDLADIHQQLSEQYFLH
- a CDS encoding circularly permuted type 2 ATP-grasp protein — translated: MTIDWQAYQCSGFFDELIDDNGRPRQSGQALVRFLSELSAEEMDSARAAAELAVKEMGITFTVYGEGSSIDRAWPIDIIPRIISNEEWQQVEAGLVQRVQALNLFIDDLYHDQQIIKDGVFPQELINKSVNFRPQCVGISPPKGIWAHICGTDLVRDKDGTFYVLEDNLRVPSGVSYMIENRSVMKRVFPDLFEQISVLPVSDYPSQLFDMLTAMSPRPLDTPEVVVLTPGIYNSAYFEHCYLAQEMGCELVEGRDLVVNDDDCVYMKTVSGLLRVDVIYRRIDDLFLDPEAFNPDSQLGVPGLLRAWRKGNVALVNAPGAGVADDKVVYTYVPDIIQYYLSESAILPNVHSYRCFEPDDFNYVVENIDKLVVKPANESGGYGLLIGPKSTREEQLKCIEQIKADPRNFIAQPTLSLSTVPTLDKEQVEGRHVDLRPFILSAGEQTYVTTGGLTRVALVKGSLVVNSSQGGGSKDTWIVEEEGL